A DNA window from Branchiostoma lanceolatum isolate klBraLanc5 chromosome 17, klBraLanc5.hap2, whole genome shotgun sequence contains the following coding sequences:
- the LOC136423329 gene encoding low-density lipoprotein receptor-related protein 6-like: MIFNSEVDGNSSFINNVQEGITATDWSDDSINFLYGGDVDSPRALTFYGDGAVYGVEYFDQSRQPQGQTECQVDNGGCDHTCVGDPDGHRCLCLSEFHLAENNHTCTANEHVFSKALLVANSQGVLQLPHNFLELPEAGDWAESYISRHGTAFAMDFDYAGKMIFFTQEEEDGTEHIRRISIIGERSSTLIFQNGQGIEGIAVDWVASNLYWTERGLGRIHVSKLDGSLRKVLISGLDQPSGIAVHPGRSYLFWTEVGDDPKILRASPDGSNKVPLVSSQTEDLIGKPTALAIDYLRNRLYWVTSDPGNVQSCNLNGGDVQTLWSSTTANLFGVAIYKDYVLWTEKASQNLTFGRPFYERISNRQTISLATADDSNWAAVYNIKVYDDTEQPLYTSACDQRNGLCAELCIPNGDSRVCACAEGRYIQSDRVSCSDVQPTSLPTTPSPPVPTGGYSPGDFVLVADSLTGSITEVDLTSGSNATLPLRSTFPLALDYDVQTGYVYWSDFIDEKIYRGKRDGSDFDTIVDKSDIGVYGIYGLALDYSGQNIYWTDWGTEIIAVAGMDGSNARAIFTQEIDYPGGIVLDPKEGYMYWTDSAYWKPRIERAAMDGSERTILISSGLDTPIGIAIDFNERRLYWSDSSASNVQSSDMYGNNRRTLVFRSSTSFFDLSLHINDLFWTSRSEFIGINAKSQEGQVSNRVLADGFESARGIAVYGAGLQADVSNACSESKGGCQDLCLARPGGRTCVCRAYFVLQNDNTTCAPSEIKAPSYLWINLLEGGLTLVRMFEGNSSSIRNLAQQTVQVTNLLAAKSPSIIVSIDYDIRLGLVFWIDVGLKEIQQVDVKTGKVTTLINEISTGAEVLATDWVNKNLYYTDYNYNRVVVVSYSTDNSNGNSHIITETGLDKPRGIAVDPTVGYVFWSDWGQSPKIERSTLSGEDRTTIVEIGLGRPSGLVIDYVKKRLYFADTEHDIIDSCDFDGGNRQRFYSLSGTHFYDITFDGEEIMATDWSDNTINIIHSSRDIRAYRAASVRRVLGVEFYDESRQPSAQSDCKLNNGGCQQTCVGDRSGHKCLCLPDYNLAENMKSCVRNDHLFTKALLVSTDEGILQLPHNLVDLPETADSEPAVLVRGGKTVAMDFNYNEKAVYYVQEVNGQMNSIQKLELTSSQSSTIYSEGQGIAGIAVDWVTSNVYWTDGGTGGMISVARLDGSSRKILMSYRNDPRGIAVHPVQKLLYWTEVGGGTPRISRSTLAGTEQEVIISPDLGTSISKPTALSIDFLNSRLYWADSDAGTVMSSDLRGKDPQQHWTSNGGELFGVAVYKEFNFWTDRTNQTVSIGLRSTLEKTIQLQTIPHSVRVFDGSEQPPSRGPCDLQNGGCNELCLPTTADRKVCACAEGNLLQSDGLTCINPADVQTTTAAVTTKAATTETTTKVIRATSCTTDTLPPVTNGEFGACPVTAFVKMCYVICRPNYQPTARTISCLPSGNWNKSAEYACATTATPEAVSVNVSFTFPAVPCTNDVTTLNSARTSLINNFRQRGICQTASQSNVDLCNSPDQMTLSCSDTSARKRRSPSDHLLAALSKESHNRKTRLSKSQLENRAKKSIMPYEEEYRMKRDLGLNEKYIASSLTVSSNDDVVMHLVKKADAEVMVNRVKRAGNGLDVNIEVKATPDTSDGSVEDSISKTQAKVQGVVKEIRNKVTSGDVAIAVDGQTYTADSDSFEAMAVKYDCPRGTVEIEGGCGSVPKTGGSNKAAVAVGVIVTLLLCGAIALGGYMYYRRQQRKLPGQNVRLKDLETQENPVYGMNEALPYNTGGLEGADGGFLDLTKAQPENVVEIEALPEKLALSAADLRGFDDGKLSKEAAAHVVQAAPAPSAPFVVNGITDLTEEGKKVPVPSWETFDDGRPASEAPPEYEASVPGHSSAHDDMAKPADGSNNDWGMFDDDKLAKEAPAQQEFKAQAPDDYTDPGGISNPLYASKGKGNA; the protein is encoded by the exons ATGAGCATGTCTTCTCGAAGGCTCTTTTGGTTGCAAACAGTCAAGGCGTTCTTCAGTTGCCGCACAACTTCCTTGAACTGCCTGAAGCCGGCGACTGGGCAGAGTCGTACATCTCGCGACATGGCACAGCCTTCGCTATGGACTTCGACTACGCAG GAAAGATGATATTCTTcacacaagaagaagaagatgggaCAGAACACATCAGAAGGATCTCAATTATCGGTGAACGCAGTTCGACGCTAATTTTCCAAAACGGACAAGGAATCGAAG GCATTGCTGTTGACTGGGTGGCGTCCAACCTGTACTGGACGGAGCGCGGACTTGGACGGATCCACGTGTCCAAGCTAGACGGGTCACTGCGTAAGGTTCTGATATCCGGTCTGGACCAACCGAGTGGCATTGCAGTACATCCTGGACGTTC GTACCTATTCTGGACCGAGGTTGGTGATGATCCAAAGATTCTCCGGGCATCTCCCGATGGTAGCAACAAAGTTCCTCTCGTCAGCTCTCAAACAGAAGATCTGATAGGCAAGCCCACCGCTCTGGCCATTGATTACTTACGGAATAG GCTATACTGGGTGACAAGTGATCCTGGGAACGTGCAGTCCTGTAACCTAAACGGTGGCGATGTGCAGACCTTATGGTCATCGACTACTGCGAATCTGTTCGGTGTAGCCATATACAAG GATTATGTCCTATGGACGGAGAAAGCTTCACAAAACCTGACGTTTGGCAGACCGTTCTACGAACGCATCTCGAACAGACAGACGATTTCATTGGCCACAGCAGACGACTCAAACTGGGCAGCAGTATACAACATCAAAGTATACGACGACACGGAGCAACCATTGTACACAA GTGCATGTGACCAGCGCAACGGCTTGTGTGCGGAGCTATGTATACCCAACGGAGATAGCCGTGTCTGCGCTTGCGCAGAAGGCCGCTATATTCAATCAGACAGAGTGAGCTGTTCTGACGTGCAACCAACCAGCCTCCCCACCACCCCATCACCACCCGTACCAACAG GTGGATACTCCCCCGGAGACTTCGTCTTAGTCGCCGATAGTCTGACAGGCAGCATCACGGAGGTCGACCTCACTTCCGGTTCGAACGCCACACTTCCGCTACGTTCCACCTTCCCATTGGCGCTGGACTATGACGTACAAACCGGATATGTCTATTGGTCAGACTTCATAGACGAGAAGATCTATCGGGGTAAAAGAGATGGCTCTGATTTTGATACGATCGTCGACAAAAGCGACATCG GTGTCTATGGAATATACGGACTAGCGCTCGACTATTCTGGACAGAACATCTACTGGACAGACTGGGGTACAGAGATCATCGCTGTTGCCGGAATGGACGGTAGTAACGCACGGGCCATTTTCACCCAGGAGATAGACTATCCGGGAGGCATAGTTCTGGATCCAAAAGAAGG gtacatgtactggacGGATTCAGCCTATTGGAAACCGAGAATTGAGCGGGCTGCTATGGACGGCAGTGAAAGGACCATACTAATCAGTAGCGGTCTGGACACCCCTATTGGAATTGCCATAGACTTTAATG AACGCCGTCTGTACTGGAGTGATTCTTCGGCGAGCAACGTTCAGAGCTCCGACATGTATGGGAACAATCGGCGAACCCTAGTCTTCCGTTCCTCAACATCTTTCTTCGATCTCAGCCTGCATATCAATGATCTGTTTTGGACTAGCCGGTCCGAGTTTATAGGAAT aaatgcaaaatcacaAGAGGGCCAGGTGTCAAACCGAGTTCTTGCCGATGGTTTCGAGAGTGCAAGGGGAATAGCCGTGTACGGGGCTGGCTTACAGGCCGACGTTTCAAACG CTTGTTCAGAGTCAAAAGGCGGTTGTCAGGATTTGTGTCTAGCCCGACCAGGAGGAAGAACTTGCGTCTGTAGGGCATATTTCGTTCTCCAGAACGACAACACCACGTGTGCTCCATCGG AAATAAAGGCTCCGAGCTATCTTTGGATCAATCTTCTGGAGGGAGGCCTGACACTGGTCCGTATGTTTGAAGgcaacagcagcagcatcaGGAATCTAGCACAGCAAACCGTCCAGGTCACCAACCTGCTGGCTGCAAAGTCTCCGTCTATTATTGTCTCCATTGACTACGACATACGTCTGGGACTCGTCTTTTGGATAGACGTCGGactaaaagaaatacaacag GTTGATGTCAAGACTGGAAAAGTAACAACGCTGATAAATGAGATTTCGACTGGTGCAGAAGTTCTCgccaccgactgggtcaacaaAAATCTCTACTACACCGACTACAACTACAACAGGGTAGTCGTGGTCTCATATAGTACGGACAACAGCAACGGGAACAGCCACATCATCACTGAAACCGGTTTGGACAAACCGAGAGGAATCGCCGTGGACCCAACAGTAGG TTATGTGTTCTGGAGTGACTGGGGTCAGTCTCCCAAAATTGAAAGATCCACGCTGTCCGGAGAAGATCGCACGACGATCGTGGAAATTGGTCTTGGAAGACCAAGCGGTCTGGTGATTGACTACGTCAAAAAAAG gtTGTATTTTGCCGACACCGAGCATGACATCATCGACTCATGTGATTTTGATGGCGGCAATCGGCAACGGTTCTACTCTCTATCGGGGACACATTTCTACGACATCACATTTGACGGT GAAGAGATCATGGCCACTGACTGGTCCGACAACACCATCAACATCATCCACAGCTCACGGGACATCCGAGCCTACAGAGCCGCGTCCGTCCGGAGGGTGTTGGGAGTAGAGTTCTATGACGAGAGCAGACAACCCAGTGCACAAT CCGACTGCAAGTTGAACAATGGCGGCTGTCAGCAAACCTGTGTTGGGGATCGAAGTGGACACAAGTGTTTGTGTCTACCTGACTACAACCTGGCTGAAAACATGAAGTCCTGTGTGAGAA ATGACCATCTCTTCACCAAGGCTCTCCTTGTGTCCACGGATGAGGGCATACTGCAGTTGCCGCACAATCTAGTCGACCTGCCTGAAACTGCAGACTCTGAACCGGCTGTGTTGGTGAGGGGAGGGAAGACTGTTGCTATGGACTTCAATTACAACG AGAAAGCTGTGTACTACGTACAAGAAGTAAACGGTCAAATGAACAGCATCCAGAAGTTGGAATTGACGAGCAGTCAGTCATCTACGATCTACTCAGAAGGACAGGGAATAGCAG GGATAGCTGTTGACTGGGTTACGTCTAACGTGTACTGGACGGACGGAGGAACAGGCGGGATGATCTCTGTCGCTCGTCTGGATGGAAGCTCCAGGAAAATATTGATGTCATATCGTAATGACCCAAGAGGAATAGCTGTACATCCAGTACAGAA GTTGCTGTATTGGACGGAAGTCGGTGGTGGTACTCCTCGCATTTCACGTTCTACTCTCGCTGGAACCGAACAAGAAGTCATCATTTCGCCTGATCTTGGGACATCTATAAGTAAACCGACTGCTCTCTCCATCGACTTTCTCAATAGCCG GTTATACTGGGCTGATAGTGACGCCGGGACAGTGATGTCATCAGACCTTCGCGGTAAGGATCCCCAACAACACTGGACAAGCAACGGCGGAGAACTCTTCGGAGTGGCCGTCTACAAG GAATTTAATTTCTGGACGGACCGTACAAACCAGACCGTCAGTATCGGGTTGAGGAGCACGTTGGAAAAGACGATCCAGCTTCAGACCATCCCTCATAGTGTCCGCGTCTTCGACGGCAGTGAACAGCCGCCCTCAAGag GTCCATGTGaccttcaaaatggcggctgtaACGAGCTGTGCCTACCAACAACTGCAGACCGCAAAGTCTGCGCCTGCGCGGAGGGTAATTTGCTGCAGTCAGACGGATTAACCTGTATTAACCCTGCGGATGTGCAGACAA CAACAGCAGCAGTGACAACAAAAGCGGCAACCACCGAAACTACAACAAAAGTGATACGAG CCACGTCCTGCACGACAGACACTCTACCGCCGGTCACCAACGGTGAGTTTGGAGCTTGCCCGGTCACTGCCTTCGTCAAGATGTGCTATGTCATATGTCGACCTAACTACCAACCAACAGCAAGGACCATTTCATGTCTGCCGAGCGGCAACTGGAACAAAAGCGCggagtacgcatgtgcaa CGACTGCAACACCCGAGGCAGTTTCCGTCAACGTGTCCTTCACCTTCCCAGCCGTCCCATGCACCAACGACGTGACGACGCTGAACTCTGCCAGAACCAGCCTCATCAACAACTTTCGACAACGAGGAATCTGCCAGACAGCTTCACAATCTAACGTCGACCTCTGCAACTCACCTGACCAGATGACGTTGTCATGCTCTGACACCAGTGCACGAAAGCGAAGATCACCTTCTGATCACCTGTTGGCAGCATTGTCAAAAGAAAGTCACAATCGCAAGACGCGTTTGTCAAAGTCTCAACTAGAGAATCGGGCTAAAAAATCCATTATGCCATACGAAGAAGAGTATAGAATGAAACGAGATTTAGGTCTCAACGAGAAATACATTGCTTCCTCTTTGACGGTGAGTAGCAACGATGACGTAGTGATGCATTTGGTCAAGAAAGCTGATGCTGAGGTTATGGTCAACAGGGTCAAACGAGCAGGTAACGGTTTGGATGTGAACATCGAGGTCAAGGCCACTCCGGACACGTCGGATGGAAGCGTGGAGGACAGCATTAGCAAAACCCAGGCCAAGGTACAGGGAGTTGTAAAAGAGATACGGAATAAGGTGACGTCTGGAGACGTTGCCATAGCGGTAGATGGTCAGACCTACACGGCAGATTCTGACTCATTCGAGGCAATGGCTGTGAAGTATGACTGCCCAAGAGGAACTGTGGAGATAGAAGGAGGTTGTG gttcagtaccaaagacaggCGGGTCCAACAAAGCTGCAGTGGCTGTTGGAGTCATCGTGACCTTGCTGCTGTGCGGCGCCATCGCGCTAGGTGGCTACATGTACTACCGTAGACAGCAGCGCAAACTCCCGGGACAAAACGTCCGTCTGAAAGACTTGGAGACACAGGAGAACCCGGTATATGGCATGAACGAAGCCCTACCTTACAACACAGGAG GTTTAGAAGGTGCTGATGGTGGGTTCCTGGACCTAACCAAAGCGCAACCTGAGAACGTCGTGGAAATCGAAGCTTTGCCAGAGAAGCTCGCTCTGTCTGCAGCCGATCTACGGGGCTTCGATGACGGTAAGCTGTCCAAAGAAGCTGCGGCACATGTAGTGCAAGCGGCCCCCGCTCCCAGCGCGCCATTCGTTGTGAACGGCATCACCGATCTCACAGAGGAAGGGAAGAAGGTTCCAGTCCCCAGCTGGGAGACTTTCGATGACGGTAGGCCTGCTTCAGAAGCCCCACCAGAGTACGAGGCTTCTGTTCCCGGTCATTCCTCTGCACACGACGACATGGCCAAACCCGCAGACGGTTCCAACAACGACTGGGGGATGTTTGATGACGACAAGCTGGCGAAAGAAGCTCCAGCCCAACAAGAGTTTAAGGCACAAGCCCCGGACGATTATACTGACCCGGGAGGCATAAGCAATCCTCTATATGCATCCAAGGGCAAAGGAAATGCGTAA